TAATTCAATCGATTTTCAATCTCTctacaattttatacatataaaaatcacGCGCGAAAGGATTGAAGCAACACGTCAACATCTTGAGCTCCGATGTGGCTTGCGAGCATGCTTTCGCGTCCGGCGTGTTCGAGGCTCTTATCACTGTCACTTTCCGGCCGAGCGACCGACTTTCTCTCCTGCTCGTAGCTGTACGCTCACCCCCGCGTCCAATCGGCGCACCCCTTTAGCGCGCCACACCGGCCGGATCCGCAGCGTGGCGCGGTGTTAGCACCGGTGCAGCACATGCGCGCACCAAATCGTTGTATATCTATAAGGGTAGCTACCCTCAGCGAGGCCGGTCAGTTCTCGCTCGTCCGGGGAATCAGGCCGTCGTTCGCGGAATCGCATTTCGCCTCTGTTCCTCGTCCACCCGACAGCACAAGCACGCGTTTCGCGCGGCGAAAAACAAACGTCACGATGCCGGCCACGGCTTAGAAACTCGTCACCATAGTGAGACTTATGAGACACGTGTGCACGAAATGCGGTACGATTTCATATGTCAATCGGGGGTTGCGTATGCCGGCCTCGCTGGTGTCACTGATGAGTAAAAGTCTCCTTGCCAAGGGAGGAGTGACGATACACAGTAAGGATCTCGAAAGCACGACCGAATCAAACATCGCTCGTCCGAGAAATCTCTTTAAACAATGAATCTCAACAGATATGCTTATCGTACACGCCGCATAACTAAGCTACGCTCGAATGACGAGAGTCGGATTAATGCGGGCGAAATGTGTATTGGCTCAATTGTTCCGCATTAGTCGGCGATACTAATCAGTTTGTACAGCAATTTGATTGTCACATTGACAGTGCTGATTTTGATTGACTCCACATGACAATTGTATCAGTTGTCGCCGTGTTCTCAgtgatgcaaaataatattttatgaagatGAAATTGGTCAACGCTAGCAACAACGTGTATAAATTAAGTAGCATCACTCGGCTACTATTTAATCAAATGATATCTGTAATCAAGTGATAAAATTAGCTAAGAGTAGAACGTGTAGCAATTTAATCGGCAGATATCATTCGGCAATAAATTGGCTTACCAAAATTCTGCGGCAATCACCTGACGATTCATTTGTCACCTGTGTAAAGCAAGAGATACGAGTTTCAGCGAGCGTTAATCGACATCGAGCGGAATATGCGCGAATTTAATTGTTCTATATTGCCGATTGCAGTGATCAACTGAAATCCTACAACGATTAGATTTTCAGCGATACGAGTGAGTGCCGTATTCGCGGAGATAAAATTGGTTGACATCGGTGGAATGTGTACCGACGTAATTCTCGTGCATCGCGAAAGCATGATGACCAATTAAACCACGACAATTCGTTACAGATATTTATTTCGGCaatgtaaaaatgatatatacaacggataataaaattgatccgTCTTAACAGATTTAATGGGATAACTAGCTAAATAGAACgctattcttttattttattaataatcaattggCAACGTACTAATTGCATTGCAAATTCTTTAGTTTATTGGAGTCAATCAAAGTTTAACTAATTCCTGAAATGTTTCCAAAGAGACAATcagaaaatacataataaatgatTTGAACTTTctatgtaataattgtaactAATGTTTATGAAGCAATGTTATAACAATCAGTTGAAAAGATTTCAGCAACACAATGTGTAAGACAAAAAAGCTTATATATCAGTCTCAATTTGATCACAAAAAACAATTCCTTAGTCATTCTTTGAATAGAAATAGAGACGGTAGGATATcgagttttttttatcgcataataattaataaaaaagtaataaaattattatcagtcATTTACTATCGCGTTTGAAGTGCATCTGACAGGAACGTGTTACAATATTAATCGGTGAGTTCAACAATTTAACAATGTGATCgtgagaattttaattaaaattacaaacatatttaattactcTATCATGTTCGATCATTAAACGTGAATATATCGCAGATAGAAGATTgtggaatttattttaataaataataaattttaattttaataaaatatattttaataacgcaagcgatatattattacaataagcatattaaactgaaaaattcaaaaatgcaaaagcTTGACTTGTGTGAGTTGTGTCTTTGAGTCAACAGCACTGCAATTAGACGAAAGGGTTTGATGTCGGACGACGTGCTTCAAGTGCAATCATATATGATCGCCCTTTGATCTTCAGAGACGCGATCATCATAACGTAATTACCGACGCGAATCCTGACACGAATACGTGCACAGAAACTTGCCTCGATACTCTTGGACTTCATTAttcaaattgtaattaaagcGATAAAAGAGAGAACCAACCAGGTGaatgcaatgttgcaatagaaaaaaatattatcacatttatgaatatttccAATATTGTAATTGGCTTTGTATaaagcaattaatatttatatcaaatgatCAATTACATTGTAAGCATGTAACGATATTCTTTGttatatcgataataattacttttgtcAAAGAAAAATCAAACCCATCTAAACACtctattttaagtttttaatttctaacaCACTTTATGTAATGTGCACAATATAAACTTGTTATAACACATAATGTGTGTTTGAAtacatattctatttaaatatagatttgCTTGCCTAATCATTAATACCAAATGATTAAGTTTGATTAGCATATTTTCCCTATTCGTCGTGgaagatttctataatttcgTCGGAATGGAATTCCCTGCGAAGGGATTCTCTTCGAGTGTAATCGAGTGTGGCGCATCTCCATCTCCAGAATGGTCTCCGGAGAGATTATGAATTAGCGAGCGTGTTTGCCGAGACAATCTCGGACTCGTAGACACAGCTAGCGATATCCTACGCGCGTCTCGGAATCTGGTTCATCGTGTTTAGCTTACGTCAAATGAGTTATTCCGCGCTAAAGCACAAAACGGATTCGTTGCTTGCTACGCGACATTACTATTCGCCAAGAGTTTACACATAAATtctctatattttaaattacggcCCTCGTGTCGGGCCCCGTGTGAGAGCGCGTTAAAATCTTCCTTAAGCAGCAATTAAATTAGCGGATTCGCTGcttgttacaaatataaatttatttaaaacaaaatcttctttgcaaattatttacattgattgctattcttttttacgattatttaatttttattataaaaagaaacacaaCTTCATTTAAGCATAAAAATTcacttgaaattaaataaagaataataatttattgtttatatctattaatatttgcaaaaaatgtgctgtttctttttatcgcTTAAAACtcagataaaagaaaaattcaacaaGTTAAAATAAAGAGCAAAAGATTCACCAGCATTGaaatcaagaaaataagaaagcaATTCCAACAACAAATACTATAGTCTGTTGTTTGGGAAATTTGGAAAATCGGAGTAGTGCGAGAAGAGTATCGAGCCAAGCATCGAAAACATCAGTTTGATGGTTTGAAACGCGATGCTATCACTAGTATTGCAGGTCTCTATGTTGTAATTGTATTTTGAATGGAACTGGATACTATCAAAGTTTCGTTCAGAGTAACATTCCCTGAGGCACTCTAGAAATAGTTGCAGAATATAACAACACCTAAAGGCTATCCAGATGTTAATTCAAGTTTATCAACTGTTAATGAGAGATTTCTCGAGAAATATGcagctaatattttttagtaaaagcTTTTCTTAGTGAAACTTTGAGGTGTTATAacttttttgtataaacattaaatatttttgataattgtatCCCGGAtacaatttcttaaaaaaaaaagtatattaaaaattaaaattggaaattaaGTTCTGTTATCTATTTATActtgaatttttcatcaaaatcttgtaaataattttatcaaggATGTTATTGAGAAATCTGGATATTGTCAAATTTACGTGATATAATTCtttgctttatatataaaatcaactTTCTAGATATAAAATGATTCGTATTTCCAGATACTTAACGGTTAACTTGGAGTCTGGTCGATCTTTTATGTATCATAGATTCTGGAGATCTCTTTACCGGTACAGAAACAGCTGATTAATGTTGAACGCGCATTTGATAAATGATCGACGCCCCAACAGAGAGGAAGATGATGGAGAATCACTGTCCCTATGGTCTCTCACGGCTCGTCGTTGCGGTTTGATCGAAAGGGTATTTCCTCCCTTCATACACGAGAAAACTTCTTCCGGAAGATAAACCGCTCTCATTCAACCGCCTTCCCGCCCTTGGGGTGCGGCCGGGCACGAAAGTTTCACAAGATtcacaaaagatttttttcccCGTTCGCTGCGTCGCGACGTAATCCGGAGAAGACCGACGGAGTTTTGTTCGggaaatttataagaaactAACGAAGGAGCTCCCGGCCGGAAATTCTCGAGATACCCGAAAAACGATCTCATTCAATCGCAGAACAAAGTCTGAGTCTATAATTCGGAGAAGCAAAAGTTATGAAGTTTGATGAAAAGATAGTACTTttgagaatttaaatattttttcttccaaatTGAAAGGCTAAGCTTggaatctataaaatatagtgTAGAAAAATGCtgttaagtaatataaaaataaaaataatgtatataagaaaataagtaATAGAGTTTTGATATagcttattaaaattattttttagcataaaaataattctatgcaacaaattatatctcaAAACACTTCTTGATTTGATTCTTATATTCTCATTCGTATACAATTAACtctaacattttctttactcTTATCccgtaaataatttaagaatctGACTTCTCGACGGAAATTTGTTGACTGCGATGCATTGTACATCAAATTGTTAGCCGGCCTGTCGCGTGTGCGAGCCTTTATAATCCTGGAGGTTGCACCGAAAGTAGGTCGAACTTTCACGTGAGAGGAAATTAGGGACGAGTTTCCGTGTGCATCATCCTTGTCGAGGTAGAGAGAGGAAGGGGGATCGATCTCGGAATTATTAGGTAATTACTACGGTGCGGCGGGAATAATTCTAGAATCGATTACTAACCGGGAGTCGAGGGAGAGACAAAGGGGACCGGCAAAGAGGTCGATATTTCCGAACTCTTCCGTCTGAATTAAATATcaactaatttaatattaaagtgcTTGCgcatatttctataaatagtATTACAAAGCGCGGatctaataaaatgattatcaGAACTGTTTCCtgtcatattaataaattttggatTGGATAAATATCGACAAAAATATCGGTGTCTAATAATTGCGTTGCAGtctagaaataattatgtaaagcGTGTAAAACTATCACATAAAGAAGTTAAAGACCACACAAGCTAAGAGAGATTTCGCGGACGAGCGGTGTTGCAAATCGAAAATCACCCTCGGAATAAATTGTAGTAGTCAAGCTTGGGgtaaattttgcagaaaatcgAGAACGACAAGGAGTACTCTATTTGAGACGACCATACGACCCCGCCGAATCTTAATGTCTCCATCGTGAGCCCTCGATAGCTACCTTGCGCGCGAGGACGCGGTCCTGCGGGATTCGTGATCGACGTGGTGAGAACGAGGGACTGAGTGAATAAGGACAAGGATAAAGACAATGGGAGTGCCAGACGTAGAGCAAGCAAAGAGGCGACTCCAGGATATATTGAGACGGGCGCAGAAGCTGGAGATACCGACGCAGGAGGTGATCTCGACGAGAACGGCACGTAAACTACTCGCTAGGACGCGCAATGTCCTGACGTGGACCATCTGGATCGGCGTGTTTATTGTCCTACTAAGCGGCGTCGTTTACGCGCGCTGGCCCACAAGACAGGACGCGGAGACCGTCAGGACCGTGCTGAGGCGAACGGTCAGtgtcaatatattttctttatatataagatttatgcatataatattttcaactgtGAGATATGTTTTCCCAATTCTTCATAAATCAAATCCTTAGTTTTAAGGAGTTATAGATTGACAAAAAACtttctcaaaaatataacatgAAAACAGACAATATTTCTACTGCTATCTTTTGAAATTGCGAAATTTTTCGCAACGAGAGAAAGGAGCAAATTTCAGTTCGCGTAAAATTTTCTCAAACATGAATTTCCGTTTTCTCGTTTCGTTTACACgcaaagaaagaataaaacttCCTCCACGGGACTGAAACTTCCCTTCTTGCTTCCCTCCCCGATCCTCGCGCTTCCTATTTTCTTACGACAATCTTGTTACATATCTTTACTTCATTCCGCAGAGAATATCGACGGTTTCGATTCTACTAAATATTCGTAACGTGACTGTCTTCtgcgatgaaaaatattttattatattttattaacgcGCTGATATGAGAggcatttaaatattcttttctgaaatatataattcgtaattttatcgttaaatgtataatacatttctattttaattttcatctaAACTACgtgcttttattaataaacgttattataattttatatccttttatatccttaatagaaaaatagttTCGTCGTTTGCTCCAACCGTATTTcttgacaaattttaatattatctatgCTCGATCGTGCGAAATCCCACCAAAGGAATATCGAACTTGCCGTTGAAAGGGCTAAAAAAATCGGGACTAGCGAAATAGCCTAAATGAAAGAGGTTGCGAGTTCAAAGAGAGTTACCACACGTGACCTATTGAAAGTGCACTCACACACATCTATTCGTAGCGATTGATCTGTAAAATCATTTTCATCGAGTTTGAATTGCGTTTCATCGTTGGATATgatatttccaaaataatcTCTCTCGGAATTATACTTGATGGCGATTTATAATGCAATTCCTAAAAAGCTTCTGACTCTTTATCAcctttcgaaaaaatatatcggaaacatacattacaaataaataattgcataaatgtggatattaaaaatatataaataaaagcaaaatatataaaaaaaaaaagcaaattaaaatttgaaagtacTTTTTCTCGAGTTAAAAAAGTTTGGCAGAGATAAAATACTCAATATATTACAGAACAA
This DNA window, taken from Linepithema humile isolate Giens D197 chromosome 7, Lhum_UNIL_v1.0, whole genome shotgun sequence, encodes the following:
- the LOC105668513 gene encoding uncharacterized protein isoform X1; this encodes MGVPDVEQAKRRLQDILRRAQKLEIPTQEVISTRTARKLLARTRNVLTWTIWIGVFIVLLSGVVYARWPTRQDAETVRTVLRRTDFLRLTSLIYISKAGNIIPETTPLETRHRERIGRLNVPLALTRISICQ
- the LOC105668513 gene encoding uncharacterized protein isoform X2, which produces MGVPDVEQAKRRLQDILRRAQKLEIPTQEVISTRTARKLLARTRNVLTWTIWIGVFIVLLSGVVYARWPTRQDAETVRTVLRRTCSGAASGDFSERVAALLQSSSTQDDC